The DNA window TCCTTCGGCGGATAGCTCTTGCGAACGTTCATCGGCAGCTCGCGCCGCAGGTGCGGGAAGCTCGAGTGCATTTCGGCTGCCATGGACCGCGCCATGCCGCGCGCGCCGCTGTCCTCGGGCCAATATTTCTCGCGGCCCACGCGGTCGGCGAGGAACTCGATGATGGCAAGGCTGTCCCACACGACGCAGTCGCCGTCCCACAGGATCGGCACTTTGCCGAGCGAAGGCGCGAACTCGTCGCCCTCACGCCTTTTGTCCCACTCGGCGTCGAACATCGGCACGACGAGCTCCTCGAACTCCTCGCCCGACTGCTTGCAGGCAAGCCAGCCGCGGAACGACCAGCTTGAATAAGCGCGGTTGCCGATGATCAACTTGAGCAAGAGCGGCTCCTACGTCGTGGCAGCTTCGAGGATTGCAGTGCGCAACTCGGCGATGCCGCTA is part of the Sphingomicrobium sp. genome and encodes:
- a CDS encoding glutathione S-transferase family protein → MLKLIIGNRAYSSWSFRGWLACKQSGEEFEELVVPMFDAEWDKRREGDEFAPSLGKVPILWDGDCVVWDSLAIIEFLADRVGREKYWPEDSGARGMARSMAAEMHSSFPHLRRELPMNVRKSYPPKELTDDVAGEINRILQLWAQARARFGGTGDFLFGSWCATDMMYAPVVTRLITYGVAVPSFAGAYMKAVLSHPHVIEWIDKAQDEPWVIEQYEAA